Part of the Sphingobacterium sp. LZ7M1 genome, GCGTATTGGAAATGTTCTGTGGACGAAGCACAAACTTGTCGCGGTATTTCTGAAGGTTATCAAATACCCTGTCATAGCATTCTTTGGAAACGGTAACCGATGATGCCGAAGCAAAGCTCAATTTTCCAGCATCCATTAAGTCAAATGCGGAATCCTGCAATACTTCAGAGAACATGGTCAGATCATAGAAATTACTATGTAAGAAACCGGTCAAAACGGCATTGGCTACTTTTCCGATTCCTGCCTGGATTGGAAGCAAACGATCTGATAAATGTCCTAGGTTTACCTCCTCTTCGAAAAACTCCAGGATATGCTCAGCGATCTTGGTGGTTTTCTCATCAGGTGGAGCGATATCTGCAGGGCTATCATGTTGACTGGTAAAGACAATGGCCGCTACTTTATCCGGATTTAAGGGAATAGTTTTCCTTCCGATCTTATTCCATGGCGCGACAATCGGGATTACATTTCTATGTGGGTAATCTTCCGCTTGGTAGATATCGTGGATTCCATAAACATTCTCGTGGACCGAGGTATTGATTTCCAGGATTACTTTCTTGGCCAAGGCAGCGAATGTAACGGAATTTCCTACGGAAGTCGTTGGAACTACGCTTCCATCTCTGTCGATATAGGCTACTTCCAAAACGGCGATATCTACATCTGGAAGGTTTTTATTATGTAAGAGTTCGGCGCTTTCGCTCAAGTGTTGATCGATGAAAAGCACTTCACCATTATTGATTTTGCTTCTCAGGACAGGGTCTACCTGAAAGGGCATACGCTTTTTCAAGGCACCAGCTTCAGCAAGTTTCCCGTCGGTACCATGACCTAGGGATGCTCCTGTCATTAAAGTGATCTTAATATTTTCTTTTTTGGCGCGTTCAGCTAATGCGGGTAAGATGACCTTACTGTCTCCAGCCTTGGTGAATCCACTGGAGCCTACAACCATACCGTCTTCGATTAATTTGACAGCTTCTTCGGCAGTAGTAACTTTTTCTTTAAGTCTTTCAAGACGTATTCTGTCCAACATATCAATACATTTGTGTTCCCTCTAAAAGAGTGAGGCAATATTAGTCAATATTTTATTTATTAAATTATTCATAATAGCCAGTTACTTTTTTTGTACAAATAAAAAGTAACTGATTACTTACTAGACACATTTACTATAGATTCCTTGTGGATAGGATAAGAAATCGCCATAGATTGATGTTAGATGCTGTTAATTTAGAGCAAATGCGATAATATTCAAAAGATGTGGATATCTTTTTTTTAAATTATTTCAAAAATGTAAGGCAAACACTTGTGGCTTGTGGTCCTCAAAACGCCCTTGTTTTGCTTTTCTCAAATAAAAACAGGAAATTTATGCCACATTAACGCCTCATCTGGATGCAAAAGGAATATATTGATAAATATTATATGACAGAAGTAGATACTTATGACAACAGTATCTATTGTCATCATGCAGTAATGGGTGACTCGGTTACTGAGCACTCACACAAAAAAGGTCAATTCCTTTATACGGAAGGTGGGGTTGTCTTTTTGAAGACGGCAGAGAAATCTTACTTTCTCCCTGCGCGCCACTATATCTGGATTCCCCCACATGTAAAACATAGCATTCACCCGAGTAGCTCCGAGGTGGTGATGAGAAACCTGTACTTTCCTAAGTACGAGACCGACACAGAATTTTTCGATAAGGTCAATATCTATCCGGTCAACGATCTATTGATCGAATTGATCATGTTTACCAATCGCTGGAACGGAAACATCTTTCCTGAGGAAGAACCTCGCTATTCTATTGCGAAAGCCTTCAAGCTTATCCTGCCTGAGCTTTCCCAAACGGAGTTGCCTTTGGCCCTTCCCTATCCTAAAAATGACAAGCTAAAGCAGATCATTAATTATCTGGAACAGAATATTGCCGAGAACATCAGTTTTAAGAGCCTGGCAGAGCATTTTGATATCTCCGAGAGGACATTGGCAAGATTGTTCCAGAAAGAACTGGCCATGTCGTATATTCAATACTTCACGATCTTAAGGATGCTGACCTCCTTGAAGCTCCTACTGGACGACAAACTTAGCGTGAATGAAGTGGCATTGCGAGTAGGATACAATAGCCTGCCTACCTTTAGCAATACCTTTAACAAGGTTATTGGCGTGCGTCCTAGTGAATATGTAAAAAACCGTAATTTACTTTTATAATCCTTAATAAATGAATTTCAAGGACATTATCGCCGGTTTGCTGCTGGGAACTATGTTTTCTTGCTCAGCAACCTCACAAGTCAACCAAAAAACAACCGTAAAAACCCCTAAACCTATTCAGTTATTTAATGGCAAGGATATCAAAGATTGGACTCCTAAGATTAGATTGCATGAAGTAGGCGACAACTATGCGAATACCTTCCGAGTTGAAGATGGGCTTTTGAAAGTCCGTTATGATGGATATGATGATTTTAACCAACAGTATGGACACTTAGCCTTCAATAAACCATATGGTTATTATGTGCTAAGGCTAGAATACAGGTTTGTAGGCGAACAGACCAAAGGTGGTGAAGGCTGGGCATGGGCCAATAGCGGTGCCATGTTGCATGGACAAGATCCTAAAACCATGTTGAAAGACCAAGATTTCCCGATCTCTATCGAAGGACAGCTCTTGGGCGGAAATGGTAAGGACGAACGCACAACTTCCAACCTATGTACCCCCGGAACCAATGTCGTAATTGACGATAAGTTATTCACCCCACATTGTTTGAGCTCCAAATCGAAAACTTACCATGGTGACCAATGGGTAACCGCTGAGTTTGTCGTACTTGGAGATTCATTGATCCAGCACGTTCTGGATGGACAGGTAGTTTTGGAATACAACAAACCGCAAATTGGAGGTGGAAGTGCATCACCAGTGGATCCTAAGGTGAAACAAGATGGTAAATTATTGGACAAAGGCTATATCTATTTACAAAGTGAAAGCCATCCCATTGATTTCCGTAAAGTTGAACTTTATGACCTAGACTCCTATAAGGGTGACAAACAGAAATTAGATCAGGTTGTAAAATCAATCCTGAGCAAATAAGAAATATGCCCATAAAAAAAGCTGCGCTGACCTTTTGGTCAGCGCAGCTTTTTTTATGGTGCTCATGATATTCCACCTAGGAATTCGGAACACAGAATCAGAAAAGTATACAAACAAGAAAAGGGATGTTTTAAAACACCCCTAAAATATTTTATAAAAAAAGCTTAGATTACGCTAATTTGTTAACGAATTTAGTCAACTTAGACTTGTTGTTAGAAGCTTTTTTCTTGTGGATAACATTCTTCTTTGCAAGACGATCAAGCATAGATACCACGCGTGGCAATAATTCTTTAGCTTCTTCTGCTGAAGTAGTGTTACGTAATTTCTTGATTGCGTTACGAGTAGTTTTCGCTTGGTAACGGTTTCTTAAACGCTTCGCAGCGTTAGCTCTAATTCTTTTGATCGACGATTTATGATTTGCCATTTCTCTTAGCTATATAATATTTTAAATCTTTTATACTTTATTTCGGACTGCAAAAATAGCACAGAAAATCTAATATTCAAAATCATTTTTAATTTTTCGAAATCATTATCTTTGCAAGATGCAAAAATTATCCATGGATCAGCTCAATCGAGTTGATGTTGAAACCTTTAAATCTCAAGAGAAAACTCCCTTGGTCATTGTTTTGGACAATGTGAGGAGCATGCACAATGTTGGCTCGGCCTTTCGTACTGCAGATGCCTTTGCTATCGATAAGATCGTTTTATGTGGTATTACTGCTACTCCACCGCATCGTGAAATTGAGAAAACAGCCTTGGGAGCAACCCAGTCCGTTACTTGGGAGTACGAAAAGGATAGTGTTGAAGCCATCAAAAAACTAAAAGCAGAAGGTTTTGAAGTTTATGCGATCGAACAAACCAACAATAGTGTCTCTTTAGAGACCTTTGAGCCTGTAACAAGCAAGAAGTATGCGGTAGTATTTGGCAATGAGGTGCATGGCGTGGAAGAGGATATCATTTCATTAGCCAATGGCACCTTAGAAATTCCTCAATTTGGAACAAAACATTCCTTCAATGTTTCTGTTACCATAGGTATAGTACTGTGGGATTTAATCAATAAAACCAAGTTTATTAAAAAATAACAAAATACCTACCTATCTGATTTTTAGAAGTCATATCAAAATAGTAGATTTGCGTTGCAAAAAATAAGACAAAATGAGTGTATTAGTAAATAAAGATTCCAAAGTAATCGTTCAAGGTTTTACCGGAAACGAAGGTACTTATCATGCGTCTCAAATGATTGAGTACGGTACAAACGTAGTAGGTGGTGTTACTCCTGGTAAAGGTGGCCAAACACACTTAGACCGCCCAGTATTCAACACAGTTCAAGATGCTGTTGATGCTACAGGTGCAAATGTTTCTATTATTTTTGTTCCACCTGCATTTGCTGCTGACGCTATCATGGAAGCTGCAGCTGCTGGTATTGCTTTAATTGTTTGTATTACCGAAGGTATTCCAACAAAAGACATGATTCAAGTAAAATCTTACTTGAGCGACAAAAACTCACGTTTAATCGGTCCTAACTGTCCTGGTATCATCACTGCTGAAGAAGCTAAGATCGGTATCATGCCAGGTTTCATCTTCAAAAAAGGTTCTGTAGGTGTTGTATCTAAATCAGGTACTTTAACTTACGAAGCAGTAGACCAAACTGTGAAAGCAGGATTAGGTATCACTACAGCAATCGGTATCGGTGGTGACCCTATCATTGGAACTACTACCAAAGAAGCTGTTGAATTGTTGATGAACGACCCTGAAACTAAAGGTATCATCATGATCGGTGAGATCGGTGGTGGTATGGAAGCTGAAGCTGCTCGTTGGATCAAGGAAAACGGAACTAAACCTGTTGTTGGTTTCATCGCTGGACAAACAGCGCCTCC contains:
- a CDS encoding succinate CoA transferase, which codes for MLDRIRLERLKEKVTTAEEAVKLIEDGMVVGSSGFTKAGDSKVILPALAERAKKENIKITLMTGASLGHGTDGKLAEAGALKKRMPFQVDPVLRSKINNGEVLFIDQHLSESAELLHNKNLPDVDIAVLEVAYIDRDGSVVPTTSVGNSVTFAALAKKVILEINTSVHENVYGIHDIYQAEDYPHRNVIPIVAPWNKIGRKTIPLNPDKVAAIVFTSQHDSPADIAPPDEKTTKIAEHILEFFEEEVNLGHLSDRLLPIQAGIGKVANAVLTGFLHSNFYDLTMFSEVLQDSAFDLMDAGKLSFASASSVTVSKECYDRVFDNLQKYRDKFVLRPQNISNTPGLIRRLGIIAINTAIEFDIYGNVNSTHIGGTKIMNGIGGSGDFARNAYLSIFVTQAASKDNKISHILPMVSHTDHTEHDVDILVTDIGLADLRGLAPRERAQKIIDNCVHPDYREELQSYFDRACQRGGHTPHLLEEAFSWHIRFNETGSMKK
- a CDS encoding AraC family transcriptional regulator, translated to MQKEYIDKYYMTEVDTYDNSIYCHHAVMGDSVTEHSHKKGQFLYTEGGVVFLKTAEKSYFLPARHYIWIPPHVKHSIHPSSSEVVMRNLYFPKYETDTEFFDKVNIYPVNDLLIELIMFTNRWNGNIFPEEEPRYSIAKAFKLILPELSQTELPLALPYPKNDKLKQIINYLEQNIAENISFKSLAEHFDISERTLARLFQKELAMSYIQYFTILRMLTSLKLLLDDKLSVNEVALRVGYNSLPTFSNTFNKVIGVRPSEYVKNRNLLL
- a CDS encoding DUF1080 domain-containing protein, translated to MNFKDIIAGLLLGTMFSCSATSQVNQKTTVKTPKPIQLFNGKDIKDWTPKIRLHEVGDNYANTFRVEDGLLKVRYDGYDDFNQQYGHLAFNKPYGYYVLRLEYRFVGEQTKGGEGWAWANSGAMLHGQDPKTMLKDQDFPISIEGQLLGGNGKDERTTSNLCTPGTNVVIDDKLFTPHCLSSKSKTYHGDQWVTAEFVVLGDSLIQHVLDGQVVLEYNKPQIGGGSASPVDPKVKQDGKLLDKGYIYLQSESHPIDFRKVELYDLDSYKGDKQKLDQVVKSILSK
- the rpsT gene encoding 30S ribosomal protein S20, which gives rise to MANHKSSIKRIRANAAKRLRNRYQAKTTRNAIKKLRNTTSAEEAKELLPRVVSMLDRLAKKNVIHKKKASNNKSKLTKFVNKLA
- a CDS encoding RNA methyltransferase, encoding MQKLSMDQLNRVDVETFKSQEKTPLVIVLDNVRSMHNVGSAFRTADAFAIDKIVLCGITATPPHREIEKTALGATQSVTWEYEKDSVEAIKKLKAEGFEVYAIEQTNNSVSLETFEPVTSKKYAVVFGNEVHGVEEDIISLANGTLEIPQFGTKHSFNVSVTIGIVLWDLINKTKFIKK
- the sucD gene encoding succinate--CoA ligase subunit alpha; the encoded protein is MSVLVNKDSKVIVQGFTGNEGTYHASQMIEYGTNVVGGVTPGKGGQTHLDRPVFNTVQDAVDATGANVSIIFVPPAFAADAIMEAAAAGIALIVCITEGIPTKDMIQVKSYLSDKNSRLIGPNCPGIITAEEAKIGIMPGFIFKKGSVGVVSKSGTLTYEAVDQTVKAGLGITTAIGIGGDPIIGTTTKEAVELLMNDPETKGIIMIGEIGGGMEAEAARWIKENGTKPVVGFIAGQTAPPGRRMGHAGAIVGGADDTAAAKMKIMEECGIRVVESPAEIGKAIAEELAK